The genomic region tgcctgtcgtggcggcaatccctgaacccgctggtggacaccggcggtaagggatgccgttaagctgaagaaggagtcctatcaggccgttttggcctgcgggactccggaggcagccgacaggtatcggatggccaagcggaacgcggcttcggcgggtgCTGAGgcgaaaacccgggcgtgggaggagtttggtgaggccatggagaatgactttcgaacggcttcgaggaaattctggtccaccatccggcgtctcaggagggggaagcagtgcaacgtcaacactgtttacagtggggatggcgtgctgctgacctcgactcgggacgtcgtgagtcggtggggagaatacttcgaagacctcctcaattccacctacacgccttccattgaggaagcagggcctggagactctgaggcggattctccaatctgtggggtcgaagtcactgaggtagttaaaaacctCCTCTGGGGCAAGGCcctgggggtggatgagatccgcccggagttcttaaaggctctggatgttgtggggctgtcatggctgacacgcctctacaacgttgcgtggacatcgggacagtgcctctggattggcagactggagtgttggttcccctctttaagaagggggaccggagggtgtgttccaattacaggggaatcacactcctcagcctccctggtaaggtctattcaggggtgctggagaggagggtccgtcgggaggtcgaacctcggattcaggaggagcagtgtggctttcgtcctggccgtggaacagtggaccagctctacaccctcggcaggatcctcgagggtgcatgggagttcgcccaactagtccacatgtgttttgtggacttggagaaggcgttcgaccgtgtccctcgggaggttctgtggagggtgcttcgggagtacggggtgccgagccaactgataagggcggttcggtccctgtatcaccgatgccagactctggtccgcatttccggcagtaagtcggattcgttcccagtgagggttggactccgccaaggctgccctttgtcaccgattctgttcataatttttatggacagaatttctaggcgcagccgaggcgttgagggggtccggtttggggacctcagcattgcgtctctgctttttgcagatgacgtggtgctgttggcttcttcaggccgtgatctccaggtctcgctggaacggttcgcagccgagtgtgaagcggtcgggatgagggttagcacctccaaatccgagtccatggtcctcgatcggaaaagggtggaatgccctctccggatcggggatgagatcctgccccaagtggaggagttcaagtatcttggagtcttgttcacaagtgaggggaggatggagcatgagatcgacaggcggatcggtgcagcgtcggcagtaatgcggaccctgtggtgaagagagagctgagccaaaaggcaaagctctcaatttaccgtcgatttacgctcctaccctcacctatggtcacgagctatgggtcgtgaccgaaagaacgagatctcggatacaagcggccgaaatgagttttctccgcaggatgtccgggctctcccttagagatagggtgagaagctcggtcatctgggagagactcggagtatagtcgctactcctccacgttgagaggagccagatgaggtggctcgggcatcttatcaggatgcctcctggacgcctccctggggaggtgttccgggcatgtcccaccggtaggagaccccggggacgacccaggacgcgctggagagactgtgtctctcagctggcctgggaacgccttgggatcccccgggatgagctggatgaagtggctggggagagggaagtctgggagtccctctcaaagctgctgcccccgcgacccgaccccggataagcggaagaagatggatggatggaataatcTGGAGTTGGAAAATGATCTGTATACAGaaatgatttgaatacagcaataACAATTTACAATGATATAACGTTTTGCAGGAATGAggttgaaatacaaaaagtcctgcctcgctacaaaaacagatatgctcaaacctcattgaataaagtacataagcagacaagtatattcacatattgaataaataaaagaaacattttaagcatataattataccagcacccactcccatggcgaacttgccccaccccaaagactcatcccccatcaaactcggcccacactggcatgtgcagctgatataaACTAACCAGAGAACCttggacgttgccttttctgaatggagactttccgctcttgaagggcccagcgctgtattgtactttcctgaaaacagagctgtctgaacaagaattgtgattgaactcaaccaacctgtgtaagtctaatttctgcttaagTGTCTTTGCatcttcctaaatctgaagaaatcaaacgagcacgcagtgagtaaattggataacaggtgattggcaaaggcttttgccgtgaggcgcagataacgcgctccctaaattgtggacaaaatccagcaGTTTAATTAATTTCAAGAGAGTCTGAGCCACTATTCCGAAGGCACCCCGGGCATCGTCCCCAGCAACAGGCGGCACTTGCACTAATCGATCACACAGCTAATTGTCTCTCACACTGCCGTGCTGTATCTTGACCATTGTCGCGTTGAGACCAGCCATCTCACGACAGAGCATTTCATCTGTGATTTTTGCCCTCTGGTCCAGCTTGTCGTACAGGTACAGCATGGCGATGAAGATTTACACATGTTCCACATCTTCCGTTTGCAACACGTCAAGGTATATGACACGCCACTTGCTGCAGCTATTATCGATTGTGTACCCTGTGTTGTGCCAATGTAGTTACCCCAGTGAAAATATGTATCCTCTgacgcgggagcgcgcacgccttgaaTGGAAAGCGGAAACTGATGCCGTACcagcttgttttcaataaaaacatgaagaacacaCGTTAGCGTCAGTCAACTTCCATTtttagaaaggtttttatagtaTTTAATTTCTTTAAGTTCATTCGCGTTCTTCCGTTGACAAgaggtgcattcaaagaccaatACTACAGTCGGAACACTCAatcacttcaccaaaaagcaatgaTTATTACATGAGCTGTTTGCATAAACTTCGATGGAAAGGAGGTCCACGTTTTTGGGGAActttacatgctacaaggagtacaTATTACAAAGGGGACTTTATATTTCATTGCGATGATCATCCCCTGCAATCATtttgacgtctaatagacgtctattagacgtatgCTACCCAGACGTTTCGGCTAACACACGTCTAAAAATGGTCTAAAGGTGAAataaaaatagacgtctatgccGTAGACGTCTATAACATAgatgtctaatagacgtctatatgtaAACGTTTTTTTAGACGTCTGCAGGATAGACGTCTATTAAATGTCTATTAGACGTGTAGATCATtaatcaatttttatttttcaggtatttttaaaacaacttaaaggcccagagacaccggtatatgtataaatcagttttagttagcttatgggcttataaatataaattgacgatcgaaacaacgaaaaggaagctgttgctctgaaaaatataatttaaatttgctgcgcagacgagtttgactgcaccgagccgccagccggaagtgacgtctcatgacgtctcaagttgtacgcgtttagcttcagtgaatgtaaacaaaaagagaagaggggccagcgcgtagACGTTGGGCCAAGCTTgcagccaacccagctcgcccagccgtgccttccattctcttggcgtacgttcgttcgcgggacgacaagatgggttgcgttcgcctgataggatccacgcaccggacagtgcgtgcctgctgtgtgctcgtgttcacagtggcctggttgactgttatctttccggactctgctgtgcatcgggagcggctagcgtgctatcactcttattgttcatcttcttgttttatttttcctgtgttgtttacttgtatgtgcgttgtgaactctgtcttgtcaccctgggatagtgagaaacgtaatttcgatctctttgtgtgtcttgacatgcggaggaattgacaataaaggagactttgagactttgactttgaaaagtatgtcgaagcgtgacgggaggggcacaattcagaaaacgtactcagctcgtcgaaaaaatgcgatttgagcaataaaattaaaaatgcgcctaaaacctaaaccaaacgctgcagatgttcacttctccatgcgcagtggtcaactgggcactctaaagccccctgagaactttttactatgccaacctaaccacgggagaggcacaattcagaaaacgtgctcagctcgtcgagaaaatgcaatttaagcaataaaattaaaaatgcttataaaacctaaaccaaacgttgcaggtggtcatgtcttcatgtgccgagatcaactcagcactctaaagcccccaagagcactttttactatgccaacctaaccagagtgacgggaggggcacaattcagaaaatgttatcagctcagcccaagtgaactgctagattcatcatattctgcgtcaaaagaggtttctgaatcagataaaatgatgctaatattgccgctagaaacggagctgtcgctatcatctgccatgttgtttgggtttgttgacatccagatgtacaacttgtgacgtcacagtaatggcgccgccagtgtggcttcgtgcgggacccgatcgataaactggcatttcattttagctttattcttagtaatcggtgtccatttttaatttccaatgcggcaaatgtgttcactttatacattctatcaaattccgttctaattgaaaaaaaagggatgtctctaggcctttaatatatttgtatttattaatttGAGTTAAAAATGGCAATGCATAATAATTAAATGCTGACACGACAGCAACATAagtgttcattaaaaaaaaaaagccaagcacGTTTTGTTATGAAATCATCAATaccgagaatgatttgagtgaatgacTGAGAAtgaatttcagttctgaaggcttcttttgtcccaagcaagtgTTAGGCTGCGGATTCTAAAATTGTAACAGGAGCTCTGTTAGAATGTCAACCCGTTAGAATAAATCCCTCGCCCCCATCTCAAAACGGTGAGCCCAAGCTATCAACTGACTTTTTCTCTGCCGTCTTGGGGTTcttttcaggtagtgtggcaaatttgcctTCCTAGGCAAAGTTACAGAGAGGTACAAATTCTCTCAGCAGCCCTGTTAGAataagtaccccccccccccttccactcATATGTACGGATCAACATGGTTGTTAAAAACAAAGCCAAACAACTTACCGTtttggcctgaatataagacgatgttttttgcattgaaataagactgaaaaagtgggggtcgtcttatattcggggtctagacattataccgatTTTCACTTGTGTGCAGCGGtaaattaaaggttgctggtatcgatagttgctgtgatcgtgtgcttctttgacacaaagtgagcatATACATTTcagtgttactactgtccactgttgtgccgtttgtccgattgtggtttgcttcgtgtgcacgccgtttgattgacagctccggcgcgctcctttaagtttgcctcgcatcttaCAAGTAGCCGTTACGTAGCGGCACGGCgattaacggtcgccagcaaatgtattttgttgtctcgatcaatgacttatgtttggtgtgttgcccagagtatttcatttatggttgtttgtttgcttgtttatttatttatctagccaataattcagtaaagcaatcaaaactgaaccacgtcttccttcctgtgttctgaccgacacccgggggcgaaaagagcgtaaccatccgagccacccTCTATCCTCAGGCTCcctaacaatagcggtagcagtttgcactattttattgcaatgtttttccttattcagatttgtttcaagactacagttagacttcacttagatggttaatgcagttattgcaattttgttgttttatcatagtagattggtttatttacatttcaaaaaaccagaagccattcatttacaaatgtgattgcactttagtttacatatttaaatgttcagctaTTAAGATGTAATAGGCAGTTTTTGAATGATTTGAataaggcaaaataacatgctttttcactcgaatatattgttataatcagttgtttcagatgtaattattttatGTATAAAAATTAACTTTGGTGTTcagaaagtcttttttcaaacttgagtcttgaaaaagagggggtcgtcttataatcggggtcgtcttatattcgagcCAATACGgaatgtacattatttatacaacttacagctgtTTGAGACTTTAAAATTTCGAAATATGATCATAGTTGATGgttttaatttagacgtctattttaggtctacacgTAGACCAGTTTTCGACGTCTAAATTAAGTCTATACATAgaccagacgtctaatagacatcTATGGCTGACAGAGTAGTTTCAAACGTGTGTTGGGGGGCGCCTTATTCTTTTTTGCCAGTGGCGGAAGTGACGCCACAGCCCCTGGAAGAGGCACAAAATGTCGGCCCCGTTGGAGGTTGTAGTGAGCAGCGACGCCAGCTCTCAGCTTTGGAACGTGTCCGTGTTCGACTTGCACAGCGGCTCCAGCCTGCTTTCGTACCGCGGCGGCAACAGCTCGCCCCGAACGCTGTGCCTTCTCAACGGCCAGTACCTGCTGTCCGCGCAGCTGGCCAAAAACTTTATCAACATCTGGGAGATCCACAGGAAGGTAGAGACCGAGCGGCGAGCCTCACGCACTGTCCATCGCAGCAGCTTCCCTTTGATTGCTTTGAGCGTACTCAGTGTTTCCCGCTATTCGCTGACGTGCACACAAATGCACAGAATCACTTCATCTGAATAGGAATCGCGCAGGGAGAAAAACGCGACGACCGAAGAAACGAGCTGGTGAAATGTTCCATAAAAAAGACTCGTCGGTTCTGTCCGCCCACAACTCGTTTTCTTGTGGTTGTCGCAGCTGAAGGAAGGCGACCTTCGGGGAAATGCTTGCCGCTCGGAAGCACTTGCCGATTCCCATATTGGGAAGCATGGGCGCTATGCTATGTACGTGCACCTTCCGTTTGGAGCCACCAGAGGGCTTGCAAAAGTGggggcctttaaaaaaaaaaaaggtcatataGGTGCTACAATACCGATTTGGAGTCtattctttttactatgccgctCTGCTGTTTAAACGCTAAACGGCCATCCTCGAGTGCATTACTTCCTGTCTTGTGTTTGTAacttcctgcaggagcagcttcagcagAAAATAATTTGTCCAGGCGTGGTCACATGTATCAGTGCCTCCGCAGACGGCATTTTCTTGGGGGCCGGTGTGGCCGAAGCTGTGTATTTATGGGAGGTGGGTTGCCGTTGGCGGGTCCCGCCGGCCGTGCGCATTGTTGACAAGGTTGATGCTGCTCAACAATTGGCCAGGTGTCCACAGGCAAGCTGCTGTCCGTGGTCACGCGTCACTACCAGGACGTCACCTGCATCAAGTTTACGGATgatggcagccattttgtttctGGCGGGAAAGACAGTGTGGTTTTGGTGTGGAGTCTTAGCAGGTAGCTGCGCTGTCCCTCATCGGTTTGGAACTAGCGTCACTCCTGACATGGTAAAGCCAAAGTCTCTCTCCACCTTTCACCCAAAAAAACATGTGCAGTGTGATCCAGGTGGACCTAAGCCACGCCCCTGAGCCTCGGCACATCCTCTCTCATCACTCTCTGCCAATCACAGACCTCCACTGTGGCATGATGGGAGCTCAGGCCCGAGTCGCCACAGCGTCCTTGGACCAAACAGTAAAGGTAAAGTTGAGGTCATTATGTCAAGTCCGTCTCCTGTAGATCTTTCAAgaaagctgtgtgtgtgtgtgcgtgcgttcgtAGCTGTGGGAGCTGTCTTCAGGAGAGCTCCTCCTCTCAGTTCTCTTTGATGTAGAACTCATGTCTGTGACCCTTGACCCCTGCGAACACTACCTGTTTTGCGGCGGCAGCGACGGGAACATCTTCCAGGTTTCTCTGAGTACTCAGGTGAGTCAAGGACATTATTTGGGTGCACGCAAATCTTGCCCGAGGTCATTGCGGGTATTTGGACAAAGGCTAaagagcaggggtctcaaactccagtcctcgagggccgcatccctacatgttttccaagtttccctcgttaaacacacctgattcaattatcaggctcctgcagaacgtgaggatgaactgatcatttgaatcaggtgtgtttaacgagggaaacttggaaaacatgtaggaatgcggccctcgaggactggagtttgagacccctgttcAAGAGCCTCGAGTGAAGCCATAAAAGGATGAGCTGAATCAGCAGTTTAATACGCACAAACAAATGAGAACCTATTTGAGAGGCCATTATTTGAGGAAGTGACATGCGGGTTTGTCTGCGGCAGAGTGCGCCGGCCGAtaactcgttccagtgcgacaccGACGCAAAGCGGACCTTCAAGGGTCACAGGTCAGCAAATAATAGCACTGGGAGGGACGGGATGCGACGCAATTGTGGTGGTGACCTGCATGCTTCTTCCCCCACAGGAAGATGGTCACCTGCCTGTCTGTGTCCATGGATGGAACGCTCCTGGTGTCGGGATCCCACGATGAGTCAGTGCGACTGTGGGACATCCAAAGCAAACAATGCGTCCGTTGCTTTGCTCACAAAGGTGTCACTTGCATCCACACGCGTCGGTGACGGGGACTGCTGTTGCTCAGAATGCTTAGCGTTGTTTCAAAGCCAATcgcttgcaaatgtcttctattGATGGCAGAGGACAGAAAAGGCACACGGTTTACTAATGGGAGGGAGCCTGATACTGGCAATGTGGACAGTTGGCTCAGGTTGAGCCAACGACTAAGGATGAAAAGAGTGCCAGAGGAACTTGCTGACAACTTCGTTGTTGCACTTGAGTGAAGGAAGACTTTGGATGGCCGACGGACTTTGCATTGACTCTTGCCCGCTTGCTTTGTGTTCAGGCCCAGTGACCAATGCCAGCATCACGGTGGCTCCTGCCAACATGTTCCTCCCCGACTCGCGACCCGCCGTGCCCCTGCCGCGGTTCAGCCGCCACCAGCTGGAGAACGACGGCGGCCGGTCAGGCGAAGTGTGCGTCCGCCTCGGACTCCACGCTCAGGTGCGTTGGTAGCACGCTAGACGTGTGTGGCCATCATGACACGAGTGAGCCATTTTTGCTCGCAAGCATCGGTAAAACATCCCTTTGGCTGGCGCTTGCGATTTTTCCCAGCCAACTCAGAGCCTGTCTGTGTCTTTTCTTTTGTGCTCGGCAGAAGGAAGAGCCGGCCTACCTGCAGAAAGCCGACAGGCTGGCTTCCTTGATGAACGGCGTGACCGACAGGGTAAGCGAGCACTGACGCCATTCAATGCGACAGGAAGCCCAACGTGCTTCTCAGGAGCCGTCTGTCGCTCTTCTTACCAAGCTGCTTTTGGGAGACGGCGAGAACGGCCACGCACGTGTGGCCGAGTTGGAGGAGGAAGTTCAGACGCTGAAGAAAGTCAACAAAGAGTTGTACGACTTTTCGAGTCATCTGCTGACAAAAGCCACGTGAAGCTCCGGCCTGATCTGTGAACAGCTCTTCCGGTCGGTCAACTTGCGTCGAGCCAATAAAATCAACAGTCAATTGCTCCACTATCTTTGATTGCCCATCATGAGCGAGGCTTGGCTCTGGCCCAACAAACGCCAGCTTCTCACTCAGCAAGCCATTCATTGCGAGGGCAACCATCGGTGGCGTGCTTTCTCAACTGACCTCAATTTTTTCCGTGCGGAGACACAACTCAAGCTAGCCATTTGCTGCAAGTTCGCCTTGCCAATGCTTTGAGGACGTTGTTTACCCCGAAATGTCAGAGGCAAGCGTTTCCATTTTGAAATGACCATTTGGACAGCATTCCTAGGAAAACACCATTTGCCATATTTTTGCCATGGGCTACGTCGGAGCGTGTCCTCAAACACTTCTGTTGACCAACCTCCCCGGCCCAGCCGGCGACTCAAAAGATTTTCTTTTGGACAGTTCAAAGTGAGGAAATGGGTCATCTTTTAATAGAGGAGTTTGAGGTAGACAAAGGTGCGAGCTTTCAGGCGAGCGTGGGCGAGACACGGCGCCACAAACCTCCGCACAAGCAGTTCTTGATCCATCGCTGCTCCCACTGCTTCATGGCGTTGCTGTTGTTGGGCGACCGAAGCATGGTCACACAGCCGCACCTGCCAGGACAAGCTGGCAGTTGAATGCGCCCGCCGCTCCTTCCAAGTCTCAACATAACTCACCTGGTGCAGGCCTTGCTCTCCTCCGTGGGACAAAGGCCCATGTGGACACAGCGGAGGTTGTCTGTCCTCTGGCAGCCGGCGCTCCTGTTACAAACATGGCCAAATTGAGCATTTTTGTCTAACAAGTCCATCCCACAATGTTTAAGTCAAAGAAGAGTGTACGAAAAGCAAAATATggaaacaactcatcttctgtCATGGTCATTGACAGCAGTCAAAAGTTCACATTTGAAAATAGGGTGAATTTTCACGCACATGTAGTGAGACACTTTTCACAgatgtacatatatacacatatatatacacacac from Syngnathus scovelli strain Florida chromosome 10, RoL_Ssco_1.2, whole genome shotgun sequence harbors:
- the wdr18 gene encoding WD repeat-containing protein 18: MSAPLEVVVSSDASSQLWNVSVFDLHSGSSLLSYRGGNSSPRTLCLLNGQYLLSAQLAKNFINIWEIHRKEQLQQKIICPGVVTCISASADGIFLGAGVAEAVYLWEVSTGKLLSVVTRHYQDVTCIKFTDDGSHFVSGGKDSVVLVWSLSSVIQVDLSHAPEPRHILSHHSLPITDLHCGMMGAQARVATASLDQTVKLWELSSGELLLSVLFDVELMSVTLDPCEHYLFCGGSDGNIFQVSLSTQSAPADNSFQCDTDAKRTFKGHRKMVTCLSVSMDGTLLVSGSHDESVRLWDIQSKQCVRCFAHKGPVTNASITVAPANMFLPDSRPAVPLPRFSRHQLENDGGRSGEVCVRLGLHAQKEEPAYLQKADRLASLMNGVTDRLLLGDGENGHARVAELEEEVQTLKKVNKELYDFSSHLLTKAT